From a region of the Chitinophaga caseinilytica genome:
- a CDS encoding FecR family protein, with translation MSNEQRDKVRLLLRQYYAGSIGESEAAELGRLLQEGRYDALMHETLAGLGEAEQPMDLAPGDMDRTMARIHARKAPAKVRSLHWRKIAVAAAIVLMASAGGYYALRPAGKTAATARHFGGEAMPGSNKATLTLGDGSLLNLSDAENGELAAKGGGNAVKTGQGALAYAEGAGDVEYHTLTTPRGGQYRLTLPDGSVVWLNAGSALRYPTAFEGKERAVELTGEAYFEVSAQTERPFTVKLRDGANVLVLGTGFNVQAYADEPASRTTLVNGAVLVKKGTEQQLLRPGQEAIAAAGIQLNAQADVEAATAWKNGIFLFRDAPIDIVMKQLSRWYDVDVKYEKGTVKEFFNGTIPRNVPLSKVLELLELTGLVHFTINGNTVTVTP, from the coding sequence ATGTCAAACGAACAAAGGGACAAAGTGCGTCTCCTCCTCCGGCAATATTACGCCGGCAGCATAGGAGAAAGCGAAGCCGCCGAACTGGGCCGGTTGCTGCAGGAAGGGCGGTACGACGCCCTCATGCACGAAACCCTCGCCGGGCTCGGTGAAGCCGAACAGCCGATGGACCTGGCGCCGGGAGACATGGACCGGACCATGGCCCGCATCCACGCCAGGAAAGCGCCCGCGAAAGTGCGCAGCCTGCATTGGCGGAAAATCGCCGTGGCCGCCGCGATCGTGCTGATGGCCAGCGCCGGCGGATATTACGCCCTGCGGCCGGCAGGAAAAACGGCTGCCACCGCCCGGCATTTCGGTGGAGAAGCGATGCCCGGCTCCAACAAGGCCACGCTGACCCTGGGAGACGGCAGCCTGCTGAACCTTTCCGATGCGGAAAACGGGGAACTGGCTGCGAAAGGCGGCGGCAACGCGGTGAAGACGGGACAGGGTGCCCTGGCTTACGCCGAAGGCGCCGGTGACGTGGAATATCATACGCTCACAACGCCCCGCGGCGGACAATACCGGCTTACCTTGCCCGATGGCTCGGTGGTGTGGCTGAACGCGGGCAGCGCCCTTCGCTACCCAACGGCGTTCGAAGGAAAGGAAAGGGCCGTGGAACTGACCGGCGAAGCCTATTTCGAAGTGTCTGCCCAAACGGAGCGCCCCTTCACCGTAAAGCTCCGCGACGGCGCGAACGTGCTGGTATTGGGAACGGGATTCAACGTACAGGCGTACGCCGACGAGCCCGCCAGCCGCACAACGCTGGTGAACGGCGCAGTGCTCGTGAAAAAGGGAACGGAACAGCAACTGTTGCGCCCGGGCCAGGAAGCCATTGCGGCGGCCGGCATCCAACTGAACGCGCAGGCCGACGTGGAAGCCGCCACCGCCTGGAAGAACGGCATCTTCCTCTTCCGCGACGCGCCGATAGACATCGTGATGAAACAGTTATCCCGTTGGTATGACGTGGATGTGAAATATGAAAAAGGAACGGTGAAGGAATTCTTCAATGGCACGATCCCGCGGAACGTTCCGCTGTCGAAAGTGCTGGAATTATTGGAACTGACAGGACTTGTACACTTTACAATCAATGGAAATACAGTAACTGTGACACCCTGA
- a CDS encoding RNA polymerase sigma-70 factor codes for MPREGDGMSEHLNNEGSLLAEVGASDERAFETIVRHYFPRLLPFAIKITKNKAVAEDIVQEAFLRLWQHRAEYEKILFLRAWLFTVVSNLSLTYIKRLAREGKLLQHLRDFSDTARSDVAEQLQFRESGNVIARAVDRLPPQQQQIYRLSRYEGLSIPEIAARLQLSPNTVKNHLVRALQSVRDFVRKAGLFWF; via the coding sequence ATGCCAAGGGAGGGGGACGGAATGAGCGAGCATCTAAATAATGAAGGGTCGTTGCTGGCCGAAGTAGGGGCTTCCGATGAGCGGGCGTTCGAAACGATCGTCCGTCATTATTTCCCGCGACTGCTGCCGTTTGCCATTAAAATCACGAAAAACAAGGCTGTAGCCGAAGATATCGTGCAGGAAGCATTCCTGCGCCTGTGGCAGCACCGTGCGGAATATGAGAAGATCCTGTTCCTGCGCGCCTGGCTGTTCACCGTAGTATCCAACCTCTCGCTTACCTATATCAAGCGCCTCGCCCGTGAAGGCAAGCTCCTTCAGCATCTCCGCGATTTTTCCGACACCGCGCGTTCCGACGTAGCCGAACAGCTTCAGTTCCGGGAAAGCGGCAACGTGATCGCCCGGGCCGTAGACCGGTTGCCGCCCCAACAGCAGCAGATTTACCGGTTGAGCCGCTACGAGGGCCTTTCCATCCCCGAAATCGCCGCCAGGTTGCAGCTGTCTCCCAATACGGTGAAAAACCATTTGGTGCGGGCGCTGCAGTCGGTCAGGGATTTCGTCCGCAAAGCGGGATTGTTCTGGTTCTGA
- a CDS encoding zinc-binding alcohol dehydrogenase family protein: MKILTCTTPGILTYGEASQPELKKDHAIIRIRRIGICGTDLHAFEGTQPFFSYPRVLGHELAGELVAVDGAPGFEAGEAVTFIPYFNCGKCIACRTGKPNCCVNIAVCGVHVDGGMVEYLQVPSASLLHGEGLSNDALALVEPLAIGAHGVRRAGVMPGEFVAVIGAGPIGLGIMEFARIAGAEVIAVDINPQRLQFCKDKLNIKHTINAAAENPEAALQTITHGDFPTVVIDATGSQRAINDGFRYLAHGGRYVLVGLQRGEISVAHPEFHKREATLMSSRNATKEDFRHVMDAMRKGLVDPTHYITHTVNFGEVAGKFASWLDPASGVVKAMVQL, from the coding sequence ATGAAGATTTTGACCTGCACCACGCCCGGAATCCTGACATACGGCGAAGCATCGCAACCGGAATTGAAGAAAGACCACGCGATCATCCGCATCCGCCGGATCGGCATTTGCGGTACCGACCTGCATGCTTTTGAAGGCACGCAGCCTTTTTTCAGTTACCCGCGGGTGCTGGGGCACGAGCTTGCTGGCGAACTGGTGGCCGTGGACGGCGCGCCGGGGTTCGAAGCAGGGGAGGCCGTCACCTTCATTCCCTATTTCAATTGCGGGAAATGCATCGCCTGCCGGACCGGGAAACCCAATTGCTGTGTGAACATCGCCGTGTGCGGCGTGCATGTGGACGGTGGGATGGTGGAATACCTGCAGGTGCCGTCGGCCTCCCTGCTGCATGGCGAAGGGCTTTCGAATGATGCGCTGGCGCTTGTGGAGCCCCTGGCCATCGGTGCCCACGGCGTGCGCCGGGCGGGCGTGATGCCCGGAGAATTCGTGGCGGTGATCGGCGCGGGCCCCATCGGGCTGGGGATCATGGAATTTGCCCGGATCGCCGGGGCGGAAGTGATCGCCGTAGATATCAACCCCCAACGCCTCCAGTTCTGTAAAGACAAGCTCAACATCAAACATACCATCAACGCCGCTGCCGAAAACCCCGAAGCAGCGCTCCAAACCATCACCCATGGCGATTTTCCGACCGTGGTGATAGACGCCACGGGCAGTCAGCGCGCCATCAACGACGGCTTCCGCTACCTCGCGCACGGCGGGCGGTACGTGCTCGTGGGGCTCCAGCGCGGGGAGATTTCCGTCGCCCATCCCGAATTCCACAAACGGGAAGCCACCCTCATGAGCAGCCGCAACGCCACGAAAGAGGATTTCCGGCATGTCATGGACGCCATGCGCAAAGGGCTCGTGGATCCTACCCATTACATCACCCATACCGTCAATTTCGGTGAAGTGGCCGGAAAATTCGCGTCCTGGCTCGATCCGGCCAGTGGCGTGGTGAAAGCCATGGTGCAGTTGTGA